In Eschrichtius robustus isolate mEscRob2 chromosome 11, mEscRob2.pri, whole genome shotgun sequence, the following proteins share a genomic window:
- the LOC137771553 gene encoding eukaryotic translation initiation factor 4E, which yields MATVEPETTPTPNPPPTEEEKTESNQEVANPEHYITHPLQNRWALWFFKNDKSKTWQANLRLISKFDTVEDFWALYNHIQLSSNLMPGCDYSLFKDGIEPMWEDEKNKRGGRWLITLNKQQRRSDLDRFWLETLMCLIGESFDDYSDDVCGAVVNVRAKGDKIAIWTTECENREAVTHIGRVYK from the coding sequence ATGGCGACTGTGGAACCGGAAACCACCCCTACTCCTAATCCCCCACctacagaagaagagaaaacagaatctAATCAGGAGGTTGCTAACCCAGAACACTACATTACACATCCTTTACAGAACAGATGGGCactctggttttttaaaaatgataaaagcaaaactTGGCAAGCAAACCTTCGGCTGATCTCTAAGTTTGATACTGTTGAAGACTTTTGGGCTCTGTACAACCATATCCAGTTGTCTAGTAATTTAATGCCTGGCTGTGACTACTCACTTTTTAAGGATGGTATTGAGCCTATGtgggaagatgagaaaaacaaacgAGGAGGACGATGGCTAATTACATTGAACAAACAGCAGAGACGAAGTGACCTCGATCGCTTTTGGCTGGAGACACTGATGTGCCTTATTGGAGAATCTTTTGATGACTACAGTGATGATGTATGTGGAGCTGTGGTTAATGTTAGAGCTAAAGGTGATAAAATAGCAATATGGACTACTGAATGTGAAAACAGAGAAGCTGTTACACATATAGGGAGGGTATACAAGTAA